One Cynocephalus volans isolate mCynVol1 chromosome 7, mCynVol1.pri, whole genome shotgun sequence genomic region harbors:
- the SRGN gene encoding serglycin: MQKSLRCSKLVLALALILVLESSVQGYPMPTVRRQWVRCSPNSNSANCIDEKGPMIDLLPGESNRILLPRTDSFSMTRFQNLKNIFPLSEDYSGSGSDADSGSGSGSGSGPRSDFLTEIEQEYQPVDENDAFYYDVRSLEKNLPSDSQDLGQDGSEDNFII, encoded by the exons ATGCAGAAATCACTCAGGTGCAGTAAGCTCGTCCTGGCTCTTGCCCTCATCTTGGTTTTGGAATCTTCAGTTCAAG GTTATCCTATGCCAACAGTCAGGCGCCAGTGGGTACGCTGCAGTCCCAACAGCAATTCTGCAAACTGCATCGATGAAAAGGGACCAATGATTGATCTGCTTCCAGGTGAATCCAACAGGATCCTCCTTCCAAGGACTGACTCTTTTTC AATGACAAGATTCcagaacttgaaaaatatcttccCTCTTTCTGAGGACTATTCTGGATCAGGCTCTGACGCTGactctggctctggctcaggaTCTGGAAGTGGCCCCAGAAGTGACTTCCTAACTGAAATCGAACAGGAATACCAACCAGTAGATGAAAATGATGCTTTCTATTATGACGTTAGGTCTCTTGAGAAAAATCTGCCCTCAGACAGCCAGGACTTGGGTCAAGATGGATCAgaagataattttattatataa